A portion of the Eulemur rufifrons isolate Redbay chromosome 30, OSU_ERuf_1, whole genome shotgun sequence genome contains these proteins:
- the MAGEB5 gene encoding LOW QUALITY PROTEIN: melanoma-associated antigen B5 (The sequence of the model RefSeq protein was modified relative to this genomic sequence to represent the inferred CDS: inserted 2 bases in 1 codon; deleted 2 bases in 1 codon) translates to MPQGQKYKRCTCEESPQAQDDSQGHREAQVSATVEENSPSTSSPALGDIPPRSFAAESTSTSQDPWRVPITTIISLGIFGTISYKGDNSQDEEYSCRSEFSPSTESLCSDHLTMKVNLLNQFLLYKYKMKQPITKENILKVVDKKYEDHFAEILRRASELTEVTFAVDVKEVDSTHHSHDLVSKLKLPNNGRICAGRGLPKTDLVMTLLGVIFIKDNCATEEDILKFLNMMHVYAGRKHFIYGEPRKLXSLVRLKHLEYCQVPNSDPACYEFLWGPRAHAETSKMKVLEFLAKISDAVPSAFSSRYEEALRDEEESPIQSCSQAWHYCSGRACIIAKSSRLSHPY, encoded by the exons ATGCCTCAGGGTCAGAAGTACAAGCGCTGCACCTGTGAAGAAAGCCCCCAGGCCCAAGATGACTCTCAGGGACACAGGGAAGCTCAGGTTAGTGCAACAGTGGAAGAAAATTCCCCTTCCACTTCCTCGCCTGCTCTTGGGGATATTCCCCCGAGGTCATTTGCTGCTGAGTCAACAAGCACTTCCCAGGACCCTTGGAGAGTACCAATCACCACCATTATTTCTCTGGGCATTTTTGGCACAATATCTTATAAAGGTGATAACAGCCAAGATGAGGAATATTCATGTCGCTCAGAGTTCTCACCCTCTACTGAGAGCTTGTGCAGTGATCATCTAACTATGAAGGTGAATTTGCTGAATCAGTTCCTGCTCTATAAGTATAAAATGAAACAGCCcattacaaaggaaaacataCTGAAGGTTGTCGATAAAAAATATGAAGATCACTTTGCTGAGATCCTCAGGAGAGCTTCTGAGCTCACTGAAGTCACATTTGCAGTTGATGTGAAGGAAGTTGACTCAACTCATCACTCACATGACCTTGTCAGCAAGCTGAAACTCCCCAACAATGGAAGAATTTGTGCTGGCAGAGGGTTACCTAAGACTGATCTTGTGATGACTCTCCTGGGTGTGATCTTCATAAAGGACAACTGTGCCACTGAGGAAGATATCTTGAAATTCCTAAATATGATGCACGTATATGCTGGAAGGAAGCACTTCATCTATGGAGAGCCCAGGAAGCT AAGTTTGGTGAGGCTAAAGCACCTGGAGTACTGCCAGGTCCCCAACAGTGATCCTGCATGCTATGAATTCCTGTGGGGCCCCAGAGCCCATGCTGAAACTAGCAAGATGAAAGTCCTGGAATTTTTGGCCAAGATCAGTGATGCTGTTCCTAGTGCTTTCTCATCACGATATGAAGAGGCTTTgagagatgaggaa gagaGCCCGATCCAGAGTTGCAGCCAGGCCTGGCACTACTGCAGTGGCCGGGCCTGTATCATAGCCAAGTCCAGCAGACTCTCCCACCCCTACTGA